A stretch of the Equus caballus isolate H_3958 breed thoroughbred chromosome X, TB-T2T, whole genome shotgun sequence genome encodes the following:
- the ZBED1 gene encoding E3 SUMO-protein ligase ZBED1 — protein MESKGLDSSQTDLKLVAHPRAKSKVWKYFGFDTNAEGCILQWKKIYCRICMAQIAYSGNTSNLSYHLEKNHPDEFCEFVKSNTEQMREAFATAFSKLKPEASQPSPQDPLAAKAAHGHESKKQQELTAAVLGLICEGLYPASIVDEPTFKVLLKTADPRYELPSRKFFCSKAIPERYGAVREAVLKELSEASWCGISTDLWRSDNQNRSYVTLAAHFLGAGSPSNCLAVGSRCLKTFEVPEENAAETITRVLYEAFIEWGISNKVFGATTDCAKDIVKACSLLDISVQMPCLGHTFNAGIQQAFRLPKLGGLLTRCRRLVEYFQQSTVAMYMLYEKQKQQNVAHCMLVSNRVAWWGSTLAMLQRLKDQQFVIAAVLVEDSNNHHLMLEATEWATIEGLVDLLQPFKQVADMLSASKYPTISMVKPLLHMLLNTTLNIKETDSKEISMAKEVIAKEISKTYQETPEIDMFLNVATFLDPRYKRLPFLSAFERQQVENRVVEEAKGLLDKIKDGSYRPPEDKLYAPPPPPPPDEPPVKKLALGSPPAPSSVINNMLAEIFCQTGGVEDQEEWHAQVVEELSNFKSQKVLGLNEDPLKWWSDRLALFPMLPKVLQKYWCVAATRVFPERLFGSSANVVSAKRNRLAPAHVDEQVFLYENSRGGGDAEPEDEDEGEWGLDHEQVFPLGDAVHGGFFGIRDGGFV, from the coding sequence ATGGAGAGCAAAGGGCTGGACAGCTCGCAGACGGACCTCAAGCTGGTGGCCCACCCGCGCGCCAAGAGCAAGGTGTGGAAGTACTTCGGCTTCGACACCAACGCGGAGGGATGCATCTTGCAGTGGAAGAAGATTTACTGCCGCATCTGCATGGCGCAGATCGCTTACTCCGGCAACACCTCCAACCTGTCGTACCACCTGGAGAAGAATCACCCGGATGAGTTCTGCGAGTTCGTCAAGAGCAACACGGAGCAGATGCGCGAGGCCTTCGCCACCGCCTTCTCCAAGCTGAAACCCGAGGCCTCGCAGCCCAGCCCGCAGGACCCGCTGGCCGCCAAGGCCGCCCACGGCCACGAGAGCAAGAAGCAGCAGGAGCTGACGGCCGCTGTCCTCGGCCTCATCTGCGAGGGCCTCTACCCCGCCTCCATCGTGGACGAGCCCACCTTCAAGGTGCTGCTCAAGACGGCCGACCCCCGCTACGAGCTGCCCAGCCGCAAGTTCTTCTGCAGCAAGGCCATTCCGGAGAGATACGGCGCCGTGCGCGAGGCGGTGCTGAAGGAGCTCAGCGAGGCGTCCTGGTGCGGCATCTCCACCGACCTGTGGCGCAGCGACAACCAGAACCGCTCCTATGTCACGCTGGCTGCCCACTTCCTGGGCGCGGGGTCCCCGAGCAACTGCCTGGCTGTGGGGTCCCGCTGCCTCAAGACGTTCGAGGTGCCGGAGGAGAACGCGGCCGAGACCATCACCCGGGTCCTCTATGAGGCCTTCATCGAGTGGGGCATCAGCAACAAGGTGTTCGGGGCCACCACCGACTGCGCAAAGGACATCGTGAAGGCGTGCTCGCTGCTGGACATCTCGGTGCAGATGCCCTGCCTGGGTCACACGTTCAACGCCGGCATCCAGCAGGCCTTCCGGCTGCCCAAGCTGGGCGGGCTGCTGACCCGCTGTCGCCGGCTGGTGGAGTACTTCCAGCAGTCGACGGTGGCCATGTACATGCTGTACGAAAAGCAGAAGCAGCAGAACGTGGCCCACTGCATGCTGGTCAGCAACCGTGtggcctggtggggcagcacCCTGGCCATGCTGCAGAGGCTGAAGGACCAGCAGTTCGTTATCGCCGCCGTGCTGGTGGAAGACAGCAACAACCACCACCTCATGCTGGAAGCCACCGAGTGGGCCACCATCGAGGGGCTGGTGGACCTCCTGCAGCCCTTCAAGCAGGTGGCCGACATGCTGTCCGCCTCCAAGTACCCCACCATCAGCATGGTGAAGCCCCTGTTGCACATGCTGCTCAACACCACGCTCAACATCAAGGAGACGGACTCCAAGGAGATCAGCATGGCCAAGGAGGTCATCGCCAAGGAGATCTCCAAGACGTACCAGGAGACGCCCGAGATCGACATGTTCCTCAACGTCGCCACCTTCCTGGACCCCCGCTACAAGAGGCTGCCCTTCCTGTCCGCCTTCGAGAGGCAGCAGGTGGAGAACCGGGTGGTGGAGGAAGCCAAGGGCCTGCTGGACAAGATCAAGGACGGCAGCTACCGGCCGCCTGAGGACAAGCTCtacgcgccgccgccgccgccgccgcccgacGAGCCCCCCGTGAAGAAGCTGGCGCTGGGGTCCCCGCCTGCGCCCTCCAGCGTCATCAACAACATGCTGGCCGAGATCTTCTGCCAGACCGGCGGCGTGGAGGACCAGGAGGAGTGGCACGCCCAGGTGGTGGAGGAGCTCAGCAACTTCAAGTCGCAGAAGGTGCTGGGCCTCAACGAGGACCCCCTCAAGTGGTGGTCCGACCGCCTGGCGCTCTTCCCCATGCTGCCCAAGGTCCTGCAGAAGTACTGGTGCGTGGCGGCCACCCGCGTCTTCCCCGAACGCCTCTTCGGCTCCTCGGCCAACGTGGTCAGCGCCAAGAGGAACCGGCTGGCTCCCGCGCACGTGGACGAGCAGGTCTTCCTGTATGAGAACTCCCGCGGCGGTGGCGACGCGGAGCCCGAGGACGAGGACGAGGGCGAGTGGGGCCTGGACCACGAGCAGGTGTTTCCCCTGGGGGACGCCGTCCACGGCGGCTTCTTCGGGATCAGGGATGGCGGCTTCGTGTAG